The following proteins are co-located in the Paludibaculum fermentans genome:
- a CDS encoding ABC transporter permease: MPEWIRWWRRRNQEETDLDEELRSHLAIEVQERVAAGEDPAEAERAARRAFGNLAQIREEARETWGMAGIQRFLEDARHGVRMLGRTPVWTGVICATLALGIALSTAIFSVVYGVLLQPLPYPQQEQLVALAPTWTKGPTGRFNVNAALWLEWRNGLKQLQDLGLTRPIANFNMTGDGPPERLQGARTTYNVPSVLGMSPLLGHAFTEEEQLADAKVAILSHGFWQRRFGGDSGVVGRKIQLNGQPYEVIGVMPPAYRYPNKDFELWTPLYIPPDEIRADMNYQYRAVGRLKAGVRVEQAQAELDALMHKLALANPLSFKGDQAEIGAVVEPLADSDALQVRGTLYVLLAAVGCLLLIGAMNLGVLLIARASARSREIALRVALGATGGRLRRQLLAEVLPLALAGIAGGILLALWLLRILVPYLPADTPRLESIGLHGPVLAFAIGVALLVVLCAGLLPARMAARESPSAGLRLNTRSVAGGGQSRNLLVVAQVAMTVVLLFGGALFLRSFSQLLRVQPGFTAERVLTLHLAVTRARFPEDQQVSDYYNRLIQRVMSVPGVTAAGLVNRLPMSGIAQTGGIEFEGRPERYTADWRSATPGYFAAMGIPLRQGRLLQESDRPHTAAVGLIDEKLARTVFGAESPVGKRFRIAGPSFKGPWAEIVGVVGHVRNDSPEKDERSQVYWPETQRTQDRAALAVRTAGQPGLLAQAVIQQIHTENPEQPVYDVRTMDEWVQRVMQGRSVMTGLVSLFGFASLLLACLGLYGVVSYMADLRLREFGIRMALGADRNHIRGIVLRHAGKLAGSGIALGLLLAWPAGRALRILLFGVSSGDMVSWVLAPAVLILVGLLSGMGPARRAGRTDPAVTLRAE; this comes from the coding sequence ATGCCCGAGTGGATCCGTTGGTGGCGGCGCAGGAATCAGGAAGAGACTGATCTGGATGAGGAACTGCGGTCGCATCTGGCGATCGAAGTCCAGGAGCGTGTAGCGGCCGGGGAAGATCCAGCGGAGGCGGAGCGCGCGGCGCGGCGAGCCTTCGGCAATCTGGCCCAGATTCGGGAAGAGGCGCGTGAAACGTGGGGCATGGCGGGCATCCAGCGCTTTCTGGAAGATGCGCGCCATGGAGTGCGGATGCTGGGGCGGACTCCGGTGTGGACCGGGGTGATCTGCGCCACCCTGGCCTTGGGGATCGCGCTGAGTACGGCCATCTTTAGCGTGGTCTATGGTGTGCTGCTGCAGCCGCTGCCGTACCCGCAACAGGAACAACTCGTCGCACTGGCGCCGACGTGGACCAAGGGCCCCACCGGCCGGTTCAACGTGAACGCCGCACTGTGGCTGGAGTGGCGCAACGGCCTGAAGCAGTTGCAGGACCTGGGGCTGACGCGCCCCATCGCGAACTTCAACATGACAGGCGATGGCCCCCCGGAGCGGCTGCAGGGTGCGCGGACAACCTACAACGTTCCGAGCGTGCTGGGCATGAGCCCACTGCTGGGGCATGCATTCACAGAGGAAGAGCAACTGGCCGATGCCAAAGTGGCGATTCTCAGCCATGGGTTCTGGCAGCGGAGGTTTGGCGGCGATTCCGGCGTCGTGGGCCGCAAGATCCAGCTCAATGGTCAGCCATACGAAGTGATCGGTGTGATGCCGCCGGCCTACCGTTATCCCAACAAAGACTTCGAGTTATGGACGCCGCTCTACATTCCGCCGGACGAAATCCGGGCCGACATGAACTACCAATACAGAGCGGTGGGGCGTCTGAAGGCGGGCGTGCGGGTGGAGCAGGCGCAAGCGGAACTGGACGCTTTGATGCACAAGCTGGCTCTCGCTAACCCACTGAGTTTCAAAGGCGACCAGGCCGAAATCGGAGCCGTGGTGGAGCCGTTGGCGGACAGCGACGCCCTGCAGGTGCGCGGCACCCTGTACGTTCTGCTGGCGGCGGTGGGCTGCCTGCTGCTGATCGGCGCGATGAACCTGGGTGTCCTGCTGATTGCCCGTGCCAGTGCCCGGTCGAGGGAGATCGCCCTGCGCGTGGCCCTGGGCGCGACGGGCGGTCGGCTGAGACGTCAACTGCTGGCCGAGGTGCTGCCCTTGGCGTTAGCTGGGATCGCCGGCGGCATCCTGTTGGCCCTGTGGCTGCTCCGGATATTAGTCCCCTATTTGCCAGCAGATACGCCCCGTCTCGAGTCCATCGGGCTGCACGGACCGGTGCTGGCATTTGCGATCGGCGTTGCCCTGCTGGTCGTGCTGTGTGCGGGGCTGCTGCCGGCAAGGATGGCAGCGCGCGAGTCCCCTTCTGCCGGGCTGCGATTGAATACGCGCTCGGTGGCGGGCGGCGGCCAGTCCAGGAACCTCCTGGTGGTGGCGCAGGTGGCGATGACGGTGGTCCTGCTTTTCGGTGGAGCGCTATTCCTGCGTAGTTTCTCGCAGTTGCTCCGGGTGCAGCCCGGCTTCACCGCGGAGCGGGTGCTGACCCTGCACCTGGCGGTCACGCGGGCGCGGTTCCCCGAAGACCAACAGGTGTCGGATTACTACAACCGGTTGATTCAAAGGGTGATGTCGGTACCGGGGGTGACGGCGGCGGGCCTGGTGAACCGCCTGCCCATGAGTGGGATCGCGCAAACCGGCGGCATCGAGTTCGAAGGGAGGCCGGAGCGCTACACGGCGGATTGGCGCTCGGCCACCCCCGGGTACTTTGCGGCCATGGGGATCCCGCTGCGGCAAGGCCGGTTGCTGCAGGAGAGCGACCGCCCGCACACGGCGGCCGTTGGCCTGATCGACGAAAAACTGGCCCGCACCGTGTTTGGCGCGGAGAGTCCAGTGGGCAAGCGGTTCCGTATCGCTGGTCCGTCGTTCAAGGGGCCCTGGGCGGAGATTGTCGGGGTGGTCGGCCACGTCCGGAACGATTCCCCGGAGAAGGATGAGCGTTCGCAGGTCTATTGGCCGGAAACCCAGAGGACCCAGGACCGGGCGGCGCTGGCCGTGCGGACGGCCGGGCAGCCTGGGTTGCTGGCTCAAGCAGTGATCCAGCAGATCCACACGGAGAATCCGGAACAGCCGGTCTATGATGTCCGGACAATGGACGAGTGGGTCCAGCGAGTCATGCAGGGGCGCAGCGTGATGACGGGGTTGGTGTCCCTGTTTGGATTCGCTTCGCTGTTACTGGCGTGCCTGGGACTGTATGGAGTGGTCTCGTATATGGCGGACCTGCGGCTGCGGGAGTTCGGAATCCGGATGGCGCTGGGGGCGGACAGGAACCACATTCGCGGGATCGTCCTGCGGCATGCCGGCAAGCTGGCAGGCAGTGGGATCGCGCTGGGTTTGCTGCTGGCCTGGCCGGCGGGACGGGCGCTGCGAATCCTGCTGTTCGGGGTGAGCAGCGGAGATATGGTCTCGTGGGTCCTGGCTCCGGCGGTGTTGATTCTGGTGGGTTTGTTGTCAGGCATGGGACCCGCGCGAAGGGCAGGACGGACCGATCCGGCGGTGACGTTGCGGGCCGAGTAG
- a CDS encoding PadR family transcriptional regulator has product MDKPRKLEMLQGTLDLLILQTLQWGPQHGHGIGQVIRAKSDELLQVEHGSLYPALHRLRREGWIEAEWGVTENKQRARFYRLTEAGKQQLIEEETKWKLFVKTMARVMRPQE; this is encoded by the coding sequence ATGGACAAACCGCGGAAGCTGGAGATGCTGCAAGGGACCCTGGATCTGTTGATCCTGCAGACGCTGCAATGGGGTCCACAGCACGGGCATGGGATCGGTCAGGTGATCCGGGCCAAGTCCGACGAATTACTACAAGTGGAGCATGGGAGCCTGTATCCCGCGCTGCACCGCCTGCGGCGCGAAGGCTGGATCGAAGCCGAGTGGGGCGTCACCGAGAACAAACAACGCGCGCGGTTCTACCGGCTGACCGAGGCCGGCAAACAGCAACTGATCGAGGAAGAGACGAAGTGGAAGCTCTTCGTGAAGACGATGGCGCGCGTGATGCGCCCGCAGGAGTAG
- a CDS encoding outer membrane protein assembly factor BamB family protein — translation MKKQLGTTFALLCGLAMSLTAQEKWSLEAPASVKWSRVILGGTYLFSTEKGLHAIDTESGKLLWTRTDLGKLLEFNIEEVPGIPLLFIAENSRRFSNNSSLVAISLETGEDVWKTEKMKGVLIDLVGNRAEGMVVALSCEFAGNKVPVRYIGFDIATGQVKFEGGIKDKADLYINEKSGKFMPRLDLDGHAQPTFEEGAMYLAYAGLHKIDTKTGAVLWGAPFDVTEGHYKRTNSSPIVDGGLVYSSAKGIVRAFDKTSGTLKWTSSDFGAAIPEILVRNNLVIARMGGTYFDSSKREFELKKPLGIVALDSGSGQLKWHYDGAKESTTNMVYDAPSNTVMIADARSLVGLKADAAGGAKEAFRVPLEFKAKSSGGKKAAKMAGKFALGGVRAMARKDNSDEDFPLALVPRQNGTVVVRAKQHLLSFKPATHEIAWGVEYKAPDLPGWQKLATTAAFAMAYYMNTGTALNTQLGTSTNTQANNMRQDNISGMFGAWSKRFSAANATFNYAYMLTDVEMDNKGAPGIVGVNLDSGETEQEVVFNDREPDYVVDELHGIVVRTHKSGKQIVASSLR, via the coding sequence ATGAAAAAACAACTGGGAACTACGTTTGCCCTGCTCTGTGGGTTAGCTATGTCCTTGACCGCCCAGGAGAAATGGTCGCTGGAAGCGCCTGCCTCCGTGAAGTGGTCGCGTGTCATTCTGGGTGGCACTTACCTCTTTTCGACCGAGAAGGGCCTGCACGCCATCGATACCGAATCCGGCAAACTGCTCTGGACCCGGACCGACCTGGGCAAACTCCTCGAATTCAACATCGAAGAGGTTCCGGGCATCCCGCTGCTCTTCATCGCCGAGAACAGCCGCCGCTTCTCGAACAACTCGAGCCTCGTCGCCATCAGCCTCGAAACTGGCGAAGACGTCTGGAAAACCGAGAAGATGAAGGGCGTCCTGATCGATCTCGTCGGCAACCGTGCGGAAGGCATGGTGGTGGCGCTCTCCTGTGAATTCGCCGGCAACAAGGTGCCAGTCCGCTACATCGGCTTTGACATCGCGACCGGCCAGGTTAAGTTCGAAGGCGGCATCAAGGACAAGGCCGATCTCTATATCAATGAAAAGAGTGGCAAGTTCATGCCGCGCCTCGATCTCGACGGCCATGCCCAGCCCACCTTCGAGGAAGGCGCCATGTATCTCGCCTACGCCGGCCTGCACAAGATCGACACCAAAACCGGAGCCGTCCTCTGGGGCGCGCCATTCGACGTCACCGAAGGCCACTACAAACGTACGAATTCGTCACCCATCGTCGATGGCGGGCTCGTCTACAGCTCGGCCAAGGGCATTGTCCGCGCCTTCGACAAGACCAGCGGCACCCTCAAGTGGACCTCGTCCGACTTCGGCGCCGCCATACCCGAGATCCTGGTCAGGAACAACCTGGTCATTGCCCGTATGGGCGGCACCTATTTCGACTCCAGCAAGCGTGAGTTCGAACTCAAGAAGCCCCTGGGCATCGTGGCCCTTGATTCCGGCTCCGGCCAGTTGAAGTGGCATTACGACGGGGCCAAGGAATCGACAACAAACATGGTCTACGACGCACCGTCAAACACCGTCATGATTGCCGACGCCCGCTCCCTGGTCGGCCTGAAGGCGGACGCCGCCGGCGGAGCCAAGGAAGCCTTCCGCGTCCCGCTCGAATTCAAAGCCAAGTCGAGCGGCGGCAAAAAGGCCGCCAAGATGGCCGGCAAGTTCGCGCTGGGCGGAGTGCGGGCCATGGCTCGCAAGGATAACAGCGACGAGGATTTCCCGCTCGCCCTGGTGCCGCGCCAGAACGGCACGGTGGTCGTCCGCGCTAAACAACACCTGTTGTCTTTCAAGCCGGCCACCCACGAGATCGCCTGGGGTGTTGAATACAAAGCTCCGGACCTGCCCGGTTGGCAGAAGCTGGCCACCACGGCTGCTTTCGCCATGGCTTACTACATGAACACCGGCACCGCGCTGAATACCCAACTAGGCACGTCCACCAACACTCAGGCCAACAACATGCGCCAGGACAACATCTCGGGCATGTTCGGAGCGTGGTCCAAGCGTTTCAGCGCAGCCAACGCCACGTTCAACTACGCTTACATGCTGACCGACGTTGAGATGGACAACAAGGGCGCGCCGGGCATCGTCGGCGTGAACCTCGACAGCGGCGAAACCGAGCAGGAAGTAGTGTTTAACGACCGTGAGCCGGACTACGTCGTCGACGAACTGCACGGCATCGTGGTCCGTACGCACAAGTCCGGTAAACAGATCGTCGCTTCGTCCCTACGCTAA